Proteins encoded by one window of Rutidosis leptorrhynchoides isolate AG116_Rl617_1_P2 chromosome 7, CSIRO_AGI_Rlap_v1, whole genome shotgun sequence:
- the LOC139859314 gene encoding carotenoid 9,10(9',10')-cleavage dioxygenase 1-like: protein MTMATCALIPIVRCSTSNDQPTNFKVSDLKSAVSTAIKTVTRNLEKSPFKNEASIALKTASMAILDTLVDSLFQFVDQPMHPSQKNFAPVEEIGEHVEVDYYQGEIPEDFPEGIYVRNGPNPLFGGLKKSESVFGKTDSLWVEGEGMLHALRFTKTSKGEWKLYYKNRYVETDTYKIESKREKPAIIPIAEGDAIAVFAALFFNKMRIGIDKMSSNTSVFEHAGKYYSATENFIPQEIDIISLETIDNWYPGGTWRRAFTSHPKKAPGTGELVTVGFEPVKPYCVVGVISADGEEVVHKLDLQLDHCTFFHDVGVTNKYTVLIDSMVTLSVDRLMKGGQLIKYEREKDARIAVIPRYGDNTDSIKWFLIEPCVSYHLMNCFEDENEVVVRGCRANESILPGPDWGQDKYDWFSRAFTFKPVGSHDNESCHGSKEEGMLFAKVREWRLNMETFEVKERNLSGTEYSMDFPFINADFTGLKHQYGYTQVVDSVASSNAGQAKYGGLAKLYFEEHGNHSSVHGEENVKIEYQWLLKNNFCTGAAFVAKSDGVDEDDGWIVTFAHDEDNETSYVLVVDAKKFGDEPVAKINLPRRVPHGNHGAFFCLKKN, encoded by the exons ATGACAATGGCAACATGTGCATTAATTCCCATTGTAAGATGTTCAACTAGTAATGATCAACCTACAAACTTTAAAGTTTCAGACCTCAAATCTGCAGTATCAACTGCTATTAAG ACAGTCACACGAAATCTGGAGAAATCACCTTTCAAAAATGAAGCTAGTATAGCACTAAAGACAGCTTCAATGGCAATACTAGACACTCTTGTCGATTCGCTCTTTCAGTTCGTGGACCAACCCATGCATCCATCTCAG AAAAATTTCGCACCAGTTGAGGAGATTGGGGAACATGTAGAAGTTGATTATTATCAAGGAGAAATCCCAGAAGACTTTCCCGAAGGCATTTACGTTAGAAATG GTCCAAATCCTCTGTTTGGCGGTTTAAAAAAATCAGAATCCGTTTTTGGAAAAACGGATAGCTTATGGGTAGAAGGAGAAGGGATGCTTCATGCTCTACGTTTCACTAAAACTTCAAAGGGAGAATGGAAGTTGTACTACAAGAATAGATATGTCGAAACCGATACATATAAGATTGAATCCAAAAGGGAGAAACCTGCTATTATTCCTATTGCAGAGGGAGATGCTATAGCTGTATTTGCTGCTTTATTTTTTAACAAG ATGAGAATTGGCATAGATAAGATGTCCAGTAACACTAGTGTTTTTGAGCATGCTGGAAAGTACTATTCAGCAACAGAGAACTTTATTCCGCAAGAGATCGATATAATCAGCCTTGAAACTATTGATAATTGGTACCCTGGTGGAACTTGGCGTCGCGCTTTCACATCCCACCCGAAG AAAGCACCTGGAACCGGGGAACTCGTAACAGTGGGATTTGAGCCAGTAAAACCGTATTGTGTTGTGGGTGTAATTTCAG CCGACGGAGAAGAAGTTGTTCACAAATTGGACTTGCAACTAGATCATTGTACTTTTTTCCACGATGTTGGTGTTACAAACAA GTACACTGTATTAATTGATTCTATGGTAACACTAAGCGTAGACAGGTTAATGAAAGGAGGCCA GTTAATCAAGTACGAGAGGGAGAAAGATGCAAGAATTGCAGTGATTCCTCGTTATGGTGACAACACAGACTCAATTAAGTGGTTCCTTATCGAACCGTGTGTTAGTTATCACTTAATGAACTGTTTTGAAGATGAAAATG AGGTTGTTGTAAGAGGATGTAGGGCTAATGAGTCCATTCTTCCGGGACCCGATTGGGGGCAGGATAAATATGACTGGTTCTCAAGAGCATTCACTTTTAAACCAGTCGGTTCACATGATAATGAGAGTTGCCATGGATCGAAAGAAGAAGGAATGTTGTTTGCTAAAGTTAGGGAATGGAGATTGAACATGGAGACATTCGAGGTAAAGGaaagaaatttatcgggaactgaATACTCAATGGACTTCCCATTTATTAATGCGGATTTCACGGGTCTTAAACATCAATATGGATACACTCAGGTTGTCGATTCTGTTGCAAGCTCTAACGCAG GACAAGCGAAATATGGTGGACTTGCCAAGTTGTACTTTGAAGAACATGGGAATCATTCAAGCGTACACGGTGAAGAGAATGTGAAGATAGAGTATCAGTGGTTACTAAAAAACAACTTTTGCACTGGAGCAGCTTTTGTGGCAAAATCAGATGGTGTGGATGAAGATGATGGGTGGATTGTTACATTCGCGCATGATGAAGACAACGAGACTTCATAT GTACTAGTGGTTGACGCAAAGAAGTTTGGGGATGAACCAGTAGCAAAAATAAATCTGCCTCGACGTGTACCGCATGGAAATCATGGAGCTTTCTTCTGTTTAAAGAAGAATTGA